Proteins from a genomic interval of Bacteroidia bacterium:
- a CDS encoding DUF2262 domain-containing protein yields MKIDIRASCKFPALFSTPELREMELVDKIALELFAKEEEWDLKGKQQILEGLLSLKNETWLEEGEKPLSKKEFLHKIKLESIVVFRGGEFQF; encoded by the coding sequence ATGAAAATTGATATCCGGGCATCCTGCAAATTTCCAGCTCTTTTTAGTACTCCTGAACTAAGAGAAATGGAATTGGTGGACAAAATAGCCCTCGAACTATTTGCCAAAGAAGAAGAGTGGGACCTGAAAGGAAAGCAGCAAATACTTGAGGGATTGCTTTCTTTGAAAAATGAGACTTGGTTGGAAGAAGGAGAAAAGCCTTTAAGCAAAAAAGAATTCCTCCATAAGATCAAGTTGGAAAGTATTGTTGTATTTCGAGGAGGGGAATTTCAGTTTTAG